One region of Malania oleifera isolate guangnan ecotype guangnan chromosome 6, ASM2987363v1, whole genome shotgun sequence genomic DNA includes:
- the LOC131158317 gene encoding probable disease resistance protein At5g63020, with the protein MDFIGPILDIASRLWDGMSKCRANIFHLEENLNSLRNDMSELKRAYEDVKIQVQVAEEQQMRRTRAIDGWLSEVEALEKEVNGILDEGNEEIQKKCLGGCCPINCRSSYKLGKRVSAKLHSVVELKKKGPVIDVVANRLPRSPVDDQPMEQAVGLDSVFDRVCELLNEEKVRIIGIYGMGGVGKTTLTKKVNNEFLKARCEEFGTAVWAVVSKPLDVEKIQQAILNKFQVPEEEWRTKSINEKATKICKILQTKKYVLLLDDIWEPLDLLNIGVPPDDKNKSKVIFTTRSEELCSQMGADRKIEVQCLQRGKAMDLFKSKVGEETLSAHPDIERLAERVGDECKGLPLALITIGRAMLGKKKPEDWEKAIKTLRKFPSKFSGMGSRVYPVLKFSYDSLEDETIKLCFIYCSIFPEDHDISTDDLIKLWIGEGYFDEIEEGEEIIKSLKSACLLMGSVGVWDLKEHVRMHDVLRDMALWLGCECGLKKNKILVQEEDVTKWEEAEKVHLQLKGTNLLEKVDVSLCPNLRTLILGDAKLNAFPKIGPALTILDISGNWNIDEIPCGIGALVNLQHLNLSATNIGRLPLELRNLTKLRCFIINEMYLMKGIIGGVIASFSSLRVFEMRYHELANDSEYILLEELECLKHVAITEITITAHSSAQKFLSSLKLQSCTRHLQLINCEGMTSLKLQSSMRLYKLDIGYCEELKEVAVVVPNFGEDKEKDNSSSHYIMRMWDGNNCFPNLRAVTIWSCPLLVDLKWLIFIPKLQVLFVGLCESVEEIIRGGGDGSVAADSDRNRVFSRLTSLKLWHLPRLTSIYGKSLSFPSLTHIIVSECPNLKNIPTQKSSSSALEQIEGEEEWWDALQWEDEATKAHFQPYFQRVSTNLFPY; encoded by the coding sequence ATGGATTTTATAGGCCCAATTTTGGACATTGCATCCCGCTTGTGGGATGGCATGTCGAAGTGTAGGGCCAACATTTTTCATTTGGAAGAAAATCTCAACTCCTTGAGAAATGACATGAGTGAACTGAAGAGAGCTTATGAAGATGTAAAGATTCAGGTGCAAGTTGCAGAGGAGCAACAGATGAGGCGTACTCGAGCAATCGATGGCTGGCTTTCTGAAGTAGAAGCGCTGGAAAAGGAAGTCAATGGAATTCTTGACGAGGGTAATGAAGAAATCCAGAAGAAATGTTTGGGAGGATGTTGCCCCATAAATTGTAGATCGAGTTACAAGCTTGGAAAGAGAGTAAGTGCAAAGCTACACTCTGTCGTTGAGTTAAAAAAGAAAGGACCAGTTATTGATGTTGTGGCTAACAGACTGCCTCGAAGTCCAGTGGATGACCAACCCATGGAGCAGGCTGTTGGTCTAGATTCAGTATTTGATAGGGTTTGCGAACTCCTTAATGAAGAGAAAGTAAGAATTATTGGGATTTACGGAATGGGGGGTGTCGGGAAGACGACCCTCACGAAGAAAGTTAATAACGAATTCCTCAAGGCGAGATGTGAGGAGTTTGGCACAGCGGTTTGGGCTGTGGTATCAAAACCGCTAGACGTGGAAAAAATTCAACAAGCAATTCTTAATAAATTTCAAGTCCCAGAGGAAGAGTGGAGAACTAAAAGCATAAATGAGAAAGCTACAAAAATATGCAAGATCTTGCAAACAAAGAAGTACGTGTTGTTGTTGGATGATATCTGGGAGCCACTTGATCTCTTGAATATTGGGGTCCCTCCTGATGACAAAAATAAGTCCAAGGTGATATTTACGACTAGATCAGAGGAGCTGTGTAGCCAAATGGGCGCTGACCGGAAGATTGAAGTGCAGTGTTTGCAGAGGGGAAAAGCAATGGATTTATTTAAGTCAAAGGTGGGCGAGGAGACCCTGAGCGCTCATCCAGATATTGAGAGGCTTGCAGAACGTGTTGGTGACGAATGCAAGGGTTTGCCTCTTGCTCTCATCACCATTGGGAGAGCAATGCTCGGTAAGAAGAAACCGGAGGACTGGGAGAAGGCAATAAAAACGTTGAGGAAATTTCCATCGAAGTTTTCAGGTATGGGGAGTCGTGTGTATCCTGTATTGAAATTTAGTTATGATAGCTTGGAAGATGAAACCATAAAACTTTGTTTTATTTATTGTTCTATATTCCCGGAGGACCATGATATTTCTACAGACGATCTTATCAAACTTTGGATTGGGGAAGGGTATTTTGACGAGATTGAGGAGGGTGAAGAAATCATAAAAAGTCTAAAGTCTGCATGTTTATTAATGGGGAGTGTTGGAGTGTGGGATTTGAAAGAACATGTGAGGATGCATGACGTTCTTCGCGACATGGCTTTGTGGTTGGGTTGTGAATGCGGGTTGAAGAAAAACAAAATTTTGGTACAAGAAGAAGATGTTACAAAATGGGAGGAGGCAGAGAAGGTGCACCTTCAATTAAAAGGAACTAATTTACTGGAAAAGGTTGACGTGTCATTGTGTCCAAATTTGCGGACTTTGATTCTTGGAGATGCTAAACTAAATGCCTTTCCTAAAATTGGTCCTGCCTTGACAATTTTGGACATATCAGGTAATTGGAATATAGATGAGATACCTTGTGGTATAGGTGCATTGgttaacttgcagcatcttaaTCTGTCAGCGACGAATATTGGAAGGTTGCCGCTGGAACTACGGAATTTGACAAAGTTGAGATGTTTTATTATTAACGAAATGTATCTTATGAAAGGAATCATAGGAGGGGTGATAGCAAGTTTTTCTTCATTACGAGTGTTTGAAATGCGATATCATGAGCTTGCAAATGATTCTGAATATATTTTGTTAGAAGAGTTGGAGTGCCTGAAGCACGTTGCTATTACAGAGATCACCATAACAGCACACTCATCGGCTCAAAAATTTCTTAGCTCCCTAAAGTTACAGAGCTGCACAAGGCATCTACAACTTATAAATTGTGAAGGTATGACCTCCCTCAAATTACAATCAAGTATGAGGCTCTACAAACTTGACATAGGGTATTGTGAGGAATTAAAAGAGGTGGCAGTTGTGGTGCCAAATTTTGGAGAGGACAAGGAAAAGGATAATTCAAGTAGTCATTATATTATGCGGATGTGGGATGGAAATAATTGCTTCCCCAACCTTCGTGCCGTAACCATTTGGTCATGTCCGCTACTGGTGGACTTGAAATGGCTCATTTTTATTCCCAAACTTCAAGTTCTCTTCGTAGGATTGTGCGAGTCAGTTGAAGAAATTATACGTGGTGGCGGTGATGGATCAGTGGCTGCTGACAGCGACAGGAACAGGGTATTTTCAAGACTCACTAGTCTAAAGTTGTGGCATTTACCCAGGCTGACGAGCATCTATGGAAAATCCCTATCCTTCCCTTCCTTGACGCATATTATTGTTAGTGAGTGTCCAAATTTAAAGAATATTCCAACACAAAAGAGCAGTAGCAGTGCTCTAGAGCAAATTGAAGGAGAAGAAGAATGGTGGGATGCTTTGCAATGGGAGGATGAAGCCACCAAGGCCCATTTCCAACCATATTTCCAAAGAGTTAGCACTAACCTTTTCCCATATTAA